Proteins encoded within one genomic window of [Enterobacter] lignolyticus SCF1:
- a CDS encoding type II secretion system protein, whose product MRMKGFTLLEMIITLAIMGVAMMSIVKYKEKEANEARRQIVSNALISEIDGILKFVSDEKVLVGRPGKEQEIINPLYSDTPNKPYTNRTNNKRLEDSLSVNANEIINWGAGKSTRIHFTRKFCISTGTQGKYDFTNDYIPCDEPSVLTNSDFRINRIDFVGKDASIGSAIDRVDFILSYDKLSPDDAFSFTNYVNSLEKAAEKYSITLKDIYVLERSSTGVTGWGLATVAGQPVTLASLAKNLASLDKNKNYGLRLSIDPNSGKFLRADGRVGTDKVCWNIASKMSGPCLTADDTGNNLVLTKGSGANNNEPGLCWDLNTGTSKLCLTQAVGSDSNNNDASLLKLNDDAGNPATLLANVLVEETSLTDAGKKVYRTIPNTIYSAFGNSTENHLVITNPDNYTGNVTTEEGRIELNIQECPVAPDGTTLHPRLTASVSSIVADTRDGQGGYKADFSQLSINRNSGGQLGQLSGTAIQVNQSAGKWYITATMGVFNPIDNSALVYLNPRFLSVNITTWCSTEEQN is encoded by the coding sequence ATGAGAATGAAGGGTTTCACGCTTCTGGAAATGATTATCACGCTCGCTATTATGGGCGTGGCTATGATGTCGATTGTAAAATATAAAGAAAAGGAAGCGAACGAAGCCAGGAGACAGATTGTTTCTAATGCATTAATTTCTGAGATTGATGGTATTTTAAAGTTTGTTTCCGATGAGAAAGTGTTGGTAGGGCGCCCGGGTAAAGAACAAGAGATAATTAACCCATTGTATAGTGATACACCCAACAAACCTTATACAAACCGTACAAATAATAAAAGGTTAGAGGATTCCCTGTCAGTTAATGCTAATGAGATCATTAACTGGGGGGCGGGTAAATCGACCCGAATTCATTTTACACGGAAGTTTTGTATCAGTACGGGCACACAAGGTAAGTATGACTTCACGAATGATTACATACCCTGTGATGAGCCGAGTGTGTTAACCAATAGTGATTTTCGTATCAACCGAATAGACTTCGTAGGAAAAGATGCTTCTATCGGGAGTGCAATAGATCGCGTCGATTTTATACTTAGCTACGATAAACTAAGTCCTGATGATGCATTCTCTTTTACCAACTATGTGAATAGTCTTGAGAAAGCGGCAGAAAAATACTCTATCACTTTAAAGGACATTTATGTACTCGAACGCAGCTCCACTGGCGTGACTGGATGGGGGTTGGCTACTGTGGCCGGACAGCCCGTTACGTTGGCAAGTCTGGCGAAAAATTTAGCTTCTTTAGATAAAAACAAGAATTATGGCCTTCGGTTAAGTATCGATCCGAATAGTGGAAAATTTTTACGCGCCGATGGTCGTGTTGGAACTGATAAAGTGTGCTGGAATATAGCGAGCAAAATGTCCGGCCCCTGTCTGACGGCTGATGATACAGGTAATAACTTGGTGCTAACTAAAGGTTCTGGCGCAAATAACAATGAGCCAGGCTTGTGTTGGGATCTAAATACAGGTACCAGCAAATTATGTCTTACGCAAGCGGTAGGTAGCGATAGCAATAACAATGATGCTTCATTGCTAAAACTCAATGATGATGCAGGTAATCCGGCGACGCTGTTGGCGAATGTTTTAGTGGAAGAGACTTCTTTAACGGATGCAGGGAAAAAAGTATACAGGACAATTCCCAATACAATCTATTCTGCATTTGGAAACAGTACTGAAAATCATCTGGTAATAACAAATCCGGACAATTATACCGGCAATGTGACTACTGAAGAAGGACGTATTGAGCTCAATATTCAGGAGTGTCCTGTAGCCCCGGACGGTACAACACTCCATCCACGGCTGACGGCGTCAGTATCGTCTATTGTTGCCGATACAAGGGATGGGCAGGGGGGATATAAAGCAGACTTCAGTCAACTCTCTATTAACAGAAACAGTGGCGGGCAGTTGGGTCAGTTATCAGGTACAGCTATTCAGGTGAATCAATCTGCAGGGAAATGGTATATCACAGCGACCATGGGAGTATTTAACCCTATAGATAACTCGGCATTGGTATATTTAAATCCAAGGTTTTTATCTGTCAATATCACAACCTGGTGTAGTACTGAAGAACAAAATTAA
- a CDS encoding TcpQ domain-containing protein, translating to MQAKWSLAIILGALSLQAIASPVASNNTKKIANPESPFSVDRLSEANVITERAKVNNNGMGSSITLNEGALLSQEVKKWAVTQNYKLLWGSDKDYIIYREVKFNGKSNEDILRSLGELFSSEQYGLVVKLYTGNNVLVIDSQ from the coding sequence ATGCAAGCAAAATGGAGTTTAGCCATTATTTTGGGTGCGTTATCTTTACAGGCGATTGCATCTCCTGTTGCATCAAATAATACAAAGAAAATAGCTAATCCAGAAAGCCCTTTTAGCGTTGACCGTCTATCTGAAGCCAATGTTATAACTGAAAGAGCTAAAGTTAATAACAATGGCATGGGGTCTTCCATTACGCTTAATGAAGGCGCTCTCTTGAGCCAGGAAGTTAAAAAATGGGCTGTTACTCAAAACTATAAGCTGCTCTGGGGTAGTGATAAAGACTATATTATCTACAGAGAAGTTAAGTTTAACGGAAAGTCTAATGAAGACATTCTGCGGTCGTTGGGAGAACTTTTTTCTTCAGAACAATATGGATTGGTGGTGAAACTGTATACCGGGAACAACGTGCTGGTTATAGACTCTCAGTAA
- a CDS encoding type IV pilus biogenesis protein, producing MKLKISVMLMAIALQGCSSFDEKFSIENKLAQSPDILEAEEVKSSPFTIYNTPFLGKPVAYSEEKKRLLEQKISITSFDIMSIETVMSTVAAQAGLTYRIKETYPGQKKDDVQKELHNVNFNGTVDEFIRYVSALYDVSVKLDKNNILNISYYEHYAIKLDFYGENNKFETSIDLSGNEATSSGGLKGKTELKFESSFWDDVDNMAKQYVSSGNYNIIKDASVLAFIGRPSEHRMLEEVLKKHREDNNRQFVLTYKIFTIDKKKVQKLGAAANVNYLNGGTNLGIDPSLLTSLTGASFGRDFWTPLESKQKFNISGKIEAIYQLTGKNVLQSGTFITRNNVPVPVNLTQTQNYISGRTQTTNSLTSVVDTTIETDKVVTGSSFILTPRILSNGTIEVVSAFTKKTLNSVENFESVQLPNVSTTEMFNTSVLKPGTLMVVAKYEGGEENDDRGAMIFGGNYNRENSDNTIAMIVGIDYYRAPVMAP from the coding sequence ATGAAGTTAAAAATATCAGTAATGCTTATGGCGATTGCATTGCAGGGATGCTCGTCTTTTGATGAAAAGTTTTCGATAGAAAATAAACTCGCTCAAAGCCCTGATATTCTGGAAGCAGAAGAGGTAAAATCTTCTCCTTTTACAATTTACAATACCCCTTTTTTGGGAAAGCCGGTTGCTTACAGTGAGGAGAAAAAACGTCTCCTGGAGCAGAAAATTTCTATTACCAGTTTCGATATAATGAGCATTGAGACGGTGATGAGTACTGTTGCCGCTCAGGCAGGGTTGACCTATAGAATTAAAGAAACCTACCCAGGGCAAAAGAAAGATGATGTGCAAAAGGAACTGCATAATGTAAATTTTAATGGGACGGTAGATGAATTTATCCGTTATGTATCAGCACTGTATGATGTTAGTGTAAAGCTTGATAAAAATAATATTTTAAACATTTCCTATTATGAGCATTATGCTATCAAGTTGGATTTTTATGGGGAAAATAATAAGTTTGAAACCAGCATCGATCTTTCTGGTAATGAAGCTACATCTAGCGGTGGATTGAAAGGAAAGACGGAGCTGAAGTTTGAATCCAGCTTTTGGGATGATGTCGATAACATGGCTAAACAGTATGTAAGTAGCGGTAATTATAATATTATTAAGGACGCTTCTGTTTTGGCATTCATAGGCCGCCCATCGGAGCATCGTATGCTGGAAGAGGTGCTGAAAAAGCATCGTGAAGATAACAATCGCCAGTTTGTATTGACCTATAAAATATTTACCATTGACAAAAAGAAGGTCCAAAAGCTTGGTGCAGCCGCTAATGTTAACTATCTCAATGGTGGTACAAATTTAGGTATTGATCCCAGTTTACTCACGTCACTAACGGGAGCGAGTTTTGGGCGTGATTTCTGGACTCCGTTAGAAAGTAAACAAAAATTCAATATTTCGGGGAAAATTGAAGCGATCTATCAATTGACCGGGAAAAACGTACTGCAGAGCGGGACATTTATTACGCGGAATAATGTGCCTGTACCTGTAAATTTAACTCAAACACAGAACTATATTTCTGGAAGAACGCAGACGACTAATTCACTGACATCTGTCGTTGATACCACTATTGAAACTGATAAGGTAGTGACGGGTTCTAGTTTTATATTAACACCACGTATATTATCTAATGGTACTATTGAGGTTGTTAGCGCATTTACTAAAAAGACGCTCAACTCTGTGGAAAATTTTGAATCTGTTCAGTTGCCAAATGTCAGTACGACGGAAATGTTTAATACCTCTGTTCTTAAACCGGGAACGCTTATGGTTGTTGCTAAATACGAAGGTGGGGAGGAGAACGACGATCGTGGTGCAATGATATTTGGTGGCAATTATAACCGAGAGAATAGTGATAACACTATCGCAATGATTGTTGGGATAGATTATTATCGAGCTCCCGTAATGGCGCCATAA
- a CDS encoding ATPase, T2SS/T4P/T4SS family: protein MRGVAIVDSVLYFELIENISLENTKRRDLNSSTIQQELEAMLLHAVKRGASDLHITRSDVMAKVELRINGVLMLDNQMLSTKCDELIFVLYNVQASTRDTTWNRAIAQSANILYTLNERSYRFRYEHYPIFGEVEGCYHCVLRIIPSGLSTVVNPDLGKIGVSEDEINDVKKILSNPYGVYFIAGTTGSGKSTTLKNMMEWMQVNRYGDKGCFLTVEDPVEYQIYGAKQSSVLDGESGGFHTAIKSSLRRDPDVLMVGEIRDPVSSNALAGAVESGHYCFTTVHAGNIVTLLQRLSALGISSDKLSTPGFIAGLQCQKLIPVLCPNCKIKHDVNILGKEFELYKANDDGCGNCNFTGVKSRQLVMEYLIPTHRELDALANRQWLNVYSIWREKRLTSPGISEGFDIKEKVFMHVLRKRACYHWFMMEFGQIQDADMEVLLEKI, encoded by the coding sequence GTGCGCGGTGTCGCTATTGTTGACTCTGTTTTATATTTTGAACTTATTGAGAATATCTCATTAGAAAACACTAAACGACGCGATCTTAACTCCAGTACTATCCAACAAGAATTGGAAGCAATGTTGTTGCATGCGGTAAAGCGCGGAGCTAGTGATTTACATATTACCCGTAGCGATGTGATGGCAAAAGTAGAGCTTAGAATTAATGGCGTACTTATGCTTGATAATCAGATGCTATCTACAAAATGCGATGAATTAATTTTTGTGCTTTATAATGTTCAGGCATCAACGCGTGATACAACATGGAATAGAGCAATTGCACAAAGTGCAAACATACTATATACATTGAATGAGCGTAGTTATCGCTTTCGCTATGAACACTATCCAATTTTTGGTGAAGTAGAAGGGTGTTACCACTGTGTGTTACGTATTATTCCTTCTGGATTATCGACAGTAGTAAATCCTGATTTAGGGAAGATAGGTGTCTCAGAGGATGAAATTAATGATGTAAAGAAAATCCTTAGTAATCCATACGGCGTCTATTTTATTGCTGGAACCACAGGTTCTGGTAAGTCAACAACGTTGAAGAATATGATGGAATGGATGCAGGTCAACCGGTATGGCGACAAAGGCTGTTTTCTCACAGTAGAGGATCCCGTTGAGTATCAGATATATGGAGCCAAACAGAGTTCTGTTTTAGACGGTGAAAGCGGTGGGTTTCACACGGCGATAAAGTCATCGTTACGGCGCGATCCTGATGTTTTAATGGTAGGAGAGATTCGCGACCCTGTATCTTCCAATGCATTAGCTGGCGCTGTTGAGAGCGGTCACTATTGTTTCACAACCGTCCATGCGGGGAACATCGTGACATTGCTGCAGCGACTCTCAGCGTTGGGAATTAGCAGTGATAAACTGTCTACCCCTGGTTTTATTGCTGGTTTACAGTGTCAAAAACTTATTCCAGTGCTCTGTCCAAATTGTAAAATAAAGCATGATGTAAATATTCTTGGTAAAGAATTTGAGTTGTATAAAGCAAATGATGATGGATGCGGGAATTGTAATTTTACCGGGGTGAAATCCCGTCAGCTGGTCATGGAGTATTTAATACCAACACATCGAGAACTGGACGCATTGGCAAATCGGCAGTGGCTGAATGTTTATTCTATCTGGCGAGAAAAACGTCTTACATCTCCAGGGATCTCTGAAGGTTTTGATATTAAAGAAAAAGTATTTATGCATGTCCTGCGAAAACGAGCGTGTTATCACTGGTTTATGATGGAGTTCGGTCAAATCCAGGATGCTGATATGGAGGTATTACTTGAAAAAATTTAA